In Mangifera indica cultivar Alphonso chromosome 1, CATAS_Mindica_2.1, whole genome shotgun sequence, a single genomic region encodes these proteins:
- the LOC123227765 gene encoding probable WRKY transcription factor 2 isoform X4 translates to MLGDDIGSREPPSETRAKGLFLGSQEKMKSGYTDKKNGMQAGVSAESGCFSEQKSSSRGSVVERIAARTGSNAPRLNTESIRSSDLSLNPDVRSPYLTIPPGLSPTTLLDSPVFLSNALAQPSPTTGKFPFVPNGNGKSLFISEAPDKSKDNFFENINASTFAFKPTAEAASFSLGAPNKQSFPRIEVSVQSENSHQSQNFEPAKIHSRYGNSLNLQTDFSRSSTEKDKGCNTINADQRVFDTVGGSAEHSPPLDEQQDEEGDQRGGGDSMVAGAGGASSDDGYNWRKYGQKQVKGSEYPRSYYKCTHPNCQVKKKVERSHEGHITEIIYKGAHNHPKPLPNRRSAIGSNPLLDMQLDIPEQAGLQSGADGDHVWANTHKGTTVGTPDWRQDNVEVTSAATVGPEYNQSTSLQAQNGTNFETVDAVDASSTFSNDEEEDDRGTHGSVGYDGEGDESESKRRKIEAYATEMSGATRAIREPRVVVQTTSEVDILDDGYRWRKYGQKVVKGNPNPRSYYKCTSAGCTVRKHVERASHDLKSVITTYEGKHNHDVPAARNSSHVNSCSSNAISAQSAAAGQAHIHRSEPSQIHNSMGRFDRPSAFGSFRIPGRQHLGPSPGFSFAMNQPGLANLAMAGLGPGQAELPVLPVHPYLAQQCQVNEMGFMMPKGEPKVEPMSEPGLNLSNRSAVYQQLMSRLPLGPQIFSDPPYDPLVSGKL, encoded by the exons ATGTTAGGTGATGATATTGGCTCAAGAGAACCACCTAGTGAAACTAGGGCCAAGGGACTCTTTTTAGGATCTCAAGAGAAGATGAAATCAGGATATACTGACAAAAAAAATGGGATGCAAGCAGGTGTGTCTGCTGAATCAGGTTGTTTTTCAGAGCAGAAATCAAGCTCACGTGGTAGTGTTGTGGAAAGGATAGCAGCCAGAACTGGCTCAAATGCTCCAAGATTAAATACAGAAAGCATCAGATCATCAGACCTTTCACTGAACCCTGATGTTCGATCTCCTTACTTGACAATACCACCAGGTCTCAGTCCAACAACACTGCTGGATTCTCCAGTTTTCCTTTCAAATGCACTG GCACAGCCATCTCCAACAACTGGAAAATTCCCATTCGTCCCAAATGGTAATGGTAAAAGTTTGTTTATCTCAGAAGCCCCTGATAAAagtaaagataatttttttgagAACATCAATGCATCGACGTTTGCATTTAAGCCTACTGCAGAAGCAGCTTCCTTTTCCCTCGGTGCACCAAACAAG CAATCCTTTCCTAGAATTGAGGTGTCTGTTCAGTCTGAGAATTCCCATCAGTCTCAAAATTTTGAACCAGCTAAGATTCATTCTCGTTATGGGAACAGCCTCAACCTTCAGACAGACTTCTCCAGATCTTCTACTGAAAAGGATAAGGGTTGTAATACCATCAATGCAGATCAAAGAGTCTTTGATACTGTTGGTGGAAGTGCAGAGCATTCCCCACCTCTTGACGAGCAACAGGATGAAGAAGGAGATCAAAGAGGCGGCGGAGATTCCATGGTTGCTGGTGCTGGAGGTGCATCATCAGATGATGGATATAATTGGAGAAAATATGGACAAAAGCAAGTGAAAGGCAGTGAGTATCCTCGTAGCTATTACAAGTGCACACATCCCAATTGTCAGGTTAAGAAGAAAGTGGAGCGGTCGCATGAAGGCCACATAACAGAGATTATATATAAAGGAGCACACAACCACCCAAAGCCTCTGCCTAACCGCCGATCAGCGATTGGATCAAACCCACTTCTTGACATGCAACTAGACATCCCTGAACAGGCTGGACTACAGAGTGGTGCTGATGGTGATCATGTGTGGGCAAATACTCACAAGGGAACTACTGTTGGAACTCCTGATTGGAGGCAAGACAACGTTGAGGTGACATCTGCAGCAACCGTGGGTCCTGAATACAACCAATCTACCTCTTTGCAGGCTCAGAATGGCACTAACTTTGAGACTGTTGATGCTGTGGATGCCTCATCTACCTTTTctaatgatgaagaagaagatgatagggGGACACATGGTAGTGTAGGTTATGATGGTGAAGGAGATGAATCTGAGTCAAAGAGAAG GAAAATTGAAGCTTATGCAACAGAAATGAGTGGAGCCACCAGAGCTATTCGTGAGCCTAGAGTTGTGGTCCAGACAACCAGTGAAGTGGATATCCTTGATGATGGATATCGCTGGCGCAAGTATGGGCAGAAAGTTGTGAAAGGAAATCCTAACCCAAG GAGCTATTACAAGTGCACTAGTGCAGGCTGCACAGTGAGAAAGCATGTGGAGAGGGCATCACATGACCTGAAGTCTGTGATCACCACATACGAGGGAAAGCACAACCATGATGTACCTGCTGCTCGCAATAGTAGTCATGTCAATTCTTGCTCCTCTAATGCCATTTCTGCCCAATCTGCAGCTGCTGGTCAAGCTCACATTCATAGGTCTGAACCATCACAAATTCACAACAGCATGGGGAGGTTTGATAGGCCTTCTGCTTTTGGTTCTTTCAGAATACCTGGAAGGCAGCATTTGGGACCTTCTCCTGGCTTCTCATTTGCAATGAATCAACCAGGGCTGGCCAATCTAGCTATGGCAGGACTAGGCCCTGGCCAAGCAGAACTGCCTGTTCTGCCTGTTCACCCATATTTGGCTCAGCAATGTCAAGTGAATGAAATGGGTTTCATGATGCCAAAAGGAGAACCAAAGGTGGAGCCTATGTCAGAACCTGGCCTAAACTTGTCCAATCGTTCTGCAGTGTACCAACAGCTTATGAGTAGGCTACCTCTCGGACCTCAGAT TTTCAGTGATCCACCTTATGACCCTTTGGTTAGTGGGAAGTTATGA
- the LOC123227765 gene encoding probable WRKY transcription factor 2 isoform X1, producing the protein MAGIDDNIAVIGDWVPPSPSTRAFFSAMLGDDIGSREPPSETRAKGLFLGSQEKMKSGYTDKKNGMQAGVSAESGCFSEQKSSSRGSVVERIAARTGSNAPRLNTESIRSSDLSLNPDVRSPYLTIPPGLSPTTLLDSPVFLSNALAQPSPTTGKFPFVPNGNGKSLFISEAPDKSKDNFFENINASTFAFKPTAEAASFSLGAPNKQSFPRIEVSVQSENSHQSQNFEPAKIHSRYGNSLNLQTDFSRSSTEKDKGCNTINADQRVFDTVGGSAEHSPPLDEQQDEEGDQRGGGDSMVAGAGGASSDDGYNWRKYGQKQVKGSEYPRSYYKCTHPNCQVKKKVERSHEGHITEIIYKGAHNHPKPLPNRRSAIGSNPLLDMQLDIPEQAGLQSGADGDHVWANTHKGTTVGTPDWRQDNVEVTSAATVGPEYNQSTSLQAQNGTNFETVDAVDASSTFSNDEEEDDRGTHGSVGYDGEGDESESKRRKIEAYATEMSGATRAIREPRVVVQTTSEVDILDDGYRWRKYGQKVVKGNPNPRSYYKCTSAGCTVRKHVERASHDLKSVITTYEGKHNHDVPAARNSSHVNSCSSNAISAQSAAAGQAHIHRSEPSQIHNSMGRFDRPSAFGSFRIPGRQHLGPSPGFSFAMNQPGLANLAMAGLGPGQAELPVLPVHPYLAQQCQVNEMGFMMPKGEPKVEPMSEPGLNLSNRSAVYQQLMSRLPLGPQIFSDPPYDPLVSGKL; encoded by the exons atGGCTGGAATTGATGATAACATTGCAGTGATTGGAGATTGGGTGCCTCCTAGTCCAAGTACAAGAGCATTTTTCTCAGCAATGTTAGGTGATGATATTGGCTCAAGAGAACCACCTAGTGAAACTAGGGCCAAGGGACTCTTTTTAGGATCTCAAGAGAAGATGAAATCAGGATATACTGACAAAAAAAATGGGATGCAAGCAGGTGTGTCTGCTGAATCAGGTTGTTTTTCAGAGCAGAAATCAAGCTCACGTGGTAGTGTTGTGGAAAGGATAGCAGCCAGAACTGGCTCAAATGCTCCAAGATTAAATACAGAAAGCATCAGATCATCAGACCTTTCACTGAACCCTGATGTTCGATCTCCTTACTTGACAATACCACCAGGTCTCAGTCCAACAACACTGCTGGATTCTCCAGTTTTCCTTTCAAATGCACTG GCACAGCCATCTCCAACAACTGGAAAATTCCCATTCGTCCCAAATGGTAATGGTAAAAGTTTGTTTATCTCAGAAGCCCCTGATAAAagtaaagataatttttttgagAACATCAATGCATCGACGTTTGCATTTAAGCCTACTGCAGAAGCAGCTTCCTTTTCCCTCGGTGCACCAAACAAG CAATCCTTTCCTAGAATTGAGGTGTCTGTTCAGTCTGAGAATTCCCATCAGTCTCAAAATTTTGAACCAGCTAAGATTCATTCTCGTTATGGGAACAGCCTCAACCTTCAGACAGACTTCTCCAGATCTTCTACTGAAAAGGATAAGGGTTGTAATACCATCAATGCAGATCAAAGAGTCTTTGATACTGTTGGTGGAAGTGCAGAGCATTCCCCACCTCTTGACGAGCAACAGGATGAAGAAGGAGATCAAAGAGGCGGCGGAGATTCCATGGTTGCTGGTGCTGGAGGTGCATCATCAGATGATGGATATAATTGGAGAAAATATGGACAAAAGCAAGTGAAAGGCAGTGAGTATCCTCGTAGCTATTACAAGTGCACACATCCCAATTGTCAGGTTAAGAAGAAAGTGGAGCGGTCGCATGAAGGCCACATAACAGAGATTATATATAAAGGAGCACACAACCACCCAAAGCCTCTGCCTAACCGCCGATCAGCGATTGGATCAAACCCACTTCTTGACATGCAACTAGACATCCCTGAACAGGCTGGACTACAGAGTGGTGCTGATGGTGATCATGTGTGGGCAAATACTCACAAGGGAACTACTGTTGGAACTCCTGATTGGAGGCAAGACAACGTTGAGGTGACATCTGCAGCAACCGTGGGTCCTGAATACAACCAATCTACCTCTTTGCAGGCTCAGAATGGCACTAACTTTGAGACTGTTGATGCTGTGGATGCCTCATCTACCTTTTctaatgatgaagaagaagatgatagggGGACACATGGTAGTGTAGGTTATGATGGTGAAGGAGATGAATCTGAGTCAAAGAGAAG GAAAATTGAAGCTTATGCAACAGAAATGAGTGGAGCCACCAGAGCTATTCGTGAGCCTAGAGTTGTGGTCCAGACAACCAGTGAAGTGGATATCCTTGATGATGGATATCGCTGGCGCAAGTATGGGCAGAAAGTTGTGAAAGGAAATCCTAACCCAAG GAGCTATTACAAGTGCACTAGTGCAGGCTGCACAGTGAGAAAGCATGTGGAGAGGGCATCACATGACCTGAAGTCTGTGATCACCACATACGAGGGAAAGCACAACCATGATGTACCTGCTGCTCGCAATAGTAGTCATGTCAATTCTTGCTCCTCTAATGCCATTTCTGCCCAATCTGCAGCTGCTGGTCAAGCTCACATTCATAGGTCTGAACCATCACAAATTCACAACAGCATGGGGAGGTTTGATAGGCCTTCTGCTTTTGGTTCTTTCAGAATACCTGGAAGGCAGCATTTGGGACCTTCTCCTGGCTTCTCATTTGCAATGAATCAACCAGGGCTGGCCAATCTAGCTATGGCAGGACTAGGCCCTGGCCAAGCAGAACTGCCTGTTCTGCCTGTTCACCCATATTTGGCTCAGCAATGTCAAGTGAATGAAATGGGTTTCATGATGCCAAAAGGAGAACCAAAGGTGGAGCCTATGTCAGAACCTGGCCTAAACTTGTCCAATCGTTCTGCAGTGTACCAACAGCTTATGAGTAGGCTACCTCTCGGACCTCAGAT TTTCAGTGATCCACCTTATGACCCTTTGGTTAGTGGGAAGTTATGA
- the LOC123227765 gene encoding probable WRKY transcription factor 2 isoform X2, which translates to MYDLLIGDWVPPSPSTRAFFSAMLGDDIGSREPPSETRAKGLFLGSQEKMKSGYTDKKNGMQAGVSAESGCFSEQKSSSRGSVVERIAARTGSNAPRLNTESIRSSDLSLNPDVRSPYLTIPPGLSPTTLLDSPVFLSNALAQPSPTTGKFPFVPNGNGKSLFISEAPDKSKDNFFENINASTFAFKPTAEAASFSLGAPNKQSFPRIEVSVQSENSHQSQNFEPAKIHSRYGNSLNLQTDFSRSSTEKDKGCNTINADQRVFDTVGGSAEHSPPLDEQQDEEGDQRGGGDSMVAGAGGASSDDGYNWRKYGQKQVKGSEYPRSYYKCTHPNCQVKKKVERSHEGHITEIIYKGAHNHPKPLPNRRSAIGSNPLLDMQLDIPEQAGLQSGADGDHVWANTHKGTTVGTPDWRQDNVEVTSAATVGPEYNQSTSLQAQNGTNFETVDAVDASSTFSNDEEEDDRGTHGSVGYDGEGDESESKRRKIEAYATEMSGATRAIREPRVVVQTTSEVDILDDGYRWRKYGQKVVKGNPNPRSYYKCTSAGCTVRKHVERASHDLKSVITTYEGKHNHDVPAARNSSHVNSCSSNAISAQSAAAGQAHIHRSEPSQIHNSMGRFDRPSAFGSFRIPGRQHLGPSPGFSFAMNQPGLANLAMAGLGPGQAELPVLPVHPYLAQQCQVNEMGFMMPKGEPKVEPMSEPGLNLSNRSAVYQQLMSRLPLGPQIFSDPPYDPLVSGKL; encoded by the exons ATGTATGATCTAT TGATTGGAGATTGGGTGCCTCCTAGTCCAAGTACAAGAGCATTTTTCTCAGCAATGTTAGGTGATGATATTGGCTCAAGAGAACCACCTAGTGAAACTAGGGCCAAGGGACTCTTTTTAGGATCTCAAGAGAAGATGAAATCAGGATATACTGACAAAAAAAATGGGATGCAAGCAGGTGTGTCTGCTGAATCAGGTTGTTTTTCAGAGCAGAAATCAAGCTCACGTGGTAGTGTTGTGGAAAGGATAGCAGCCAGAACTGGCTCAAATGCTCCAAGATTAAATACAGAAAGCATCAGATCATCAGACCTTTCACTGAACCCTGATGTTCGATCTCCTTACTTGACAATACCACCAGGTCTCAGTCCAACAACACTGCTGGATTCTCCAGTTTTCCTTTCAAATGCACTG GCACAGCCATCTCCAACAACTGGAAAATTCCCATTCGTCCCAAATGGTAATGGTAAAAGTTTGTTTATCTCAGAAGCCCCTGATAAAagtaaagataatttttttgagAACATCAATGCATCGACGTTTGCATTTAAGCCTACTGCAGAAGCAGCTTCCTTTTCCCTCGGTGCACCAAACAAG CAATCCTTTCCTAGAATTGAGGTGTCTGTTCAGTCTGAGAATTCCCATCAGTCTCAAAATTTTGAACCAGCTAAGATTCATTCTCGTTATGGGAACAGCCTCAACCTTCAGACAGACTTCTCCAGATCTTCTACTGAAAAGGATAAGGGTTGTAATACCATCAATGCAGATCAAAGAGTCTTTGATACTGTTGGTGGAAGTGCAGAGCATTCCCCACCTCTTGACGAGCAACAGGATGAAGAAGGAGATCAAAGAGGCGGCGGAGATTCCATGGTTGCTGGTGCTGGAGGTGCATCATCAGATGATGGATATAATTGGAGAAAATATGGACAAAAGCAAGTGAAAGGCAGTGAGTATCCTCGTAGCTATTACAAGTGCACACATCCCAATTGTCAGGTTAAGAAGAAAGTGGAGCGGTCGCATGAAGGCCACATAACAGAGATTATATATAAAGGAGCACACAACCACCCAAAGCCTCTGCCTAACCGCCGATCAGCGATTGGATCAAACCCACTTCTTGACATGCAACTAGACATCCCTGAACAGGCTGGACTACAGAGTGGTGCTGATGGTGATCATGTGTGGGCAAATACTCACAAGGGAACTACTGTTGGAACTCCTGATTGGAGGCAAGACAACGTTGAGGTGACATCTGCAGCAACCGTGGGTCCTGAATACAACCAATCTACCTCTTTGCAGGCTCAGAATGGCACTAACTTTGAGACTGTTGATGCTGTGGATGCCTCATCTACCTTTTctaatgatgaagaagaagatgatagggGGACACATGGTAGTGTAGGTTATGATGGTGAAGGAGATGAATCTGAGTCAAAGAGAAG GAAAATTGAAGCTTATGCAACAGAAATGAGTGGAGCCACCAGAGCTATTCGTGAGCCTAGAGTTGTGGTCCAGACAACCAGTGAAGTGGATATCCTTGATGATGGATATCGCTGGCGCAAGTATGGGCAGAAAGTTGTGAAAGGAAATCCTAACCCAAG GAGCTATTACAAGTGCACTAGTGCAGGCTGCACAGTGAGAAAGCATGTGGAGAGGGCATCACATGACCTGAAGTCTGTGATCACCACATACGAGGGAAAGCACAACCATGATGTACCTGCTGCTCGCAATAGTAGTCATGTCAATTCTTGCTCCTCTAATGCCATTTCTGCCCAATCTGCAGCTGCTGGTCAAGCTCACATTCATAGGTCTGAACCATCACAAATTCACAACAGCATGGGGAGGTTTGATAGGCCTTCTGCTTTTGGTTCTTTCAGAATACCTGGAAGGCAGCATTTGGGACCTTCTCCTGGCTTCTCATTTGCAATGAATCAACCAGGGCTGGCCAATCTAGCTATGGCAGGACTAGGCCCTGGCCAAGCAGAACTGCCTGTTCTGCCTGTTCACCCATATTTGGCTCAGCAATGTCAAGTGAATGAAATGGGTTTCATGATGCCAAAAGGAGAACCAAAGGTGGAGCCTATGTCAGAACCTGGCCTAAACTTGTCCAATCGTTCTGCAGTGTACCAACAGCTTATGAGTAGGCTACCTCTCGGACCTCAGAT TTTCAGTGATCCACCTTATGACCCTTTGGTTAGTGGGAAGTTATGA
- the LOC123227765 gene encoding probable WRKY transcription factor 2 isoform X3: protein MAGIDDNIAVIGDWVPPSPSTRAFFSAMLGDDIGSREPPSETRAKGLFLGSQEKMKSGYTDKKNGMQAGVSAESGCFSEQKSSSRGSVVERIAARTGSNAPRLNTESIRSSDLSLNPDVRSPYLTIPPGLSPTTLLDSPVFLSNALAQPSPTTGKFPFVPNGNGKSLFISEAPDKSKDNFFENINASTFAFKPTAEAASFSLGAPNKQSFPRIEVSVQSENSHQSQNFEPAKIHSRYGNSLNLQTDFSRSSTEKDKGCNTINADQRVFDTVGGSAEHSPPLDEQQDEEGDQRGGGDSMVAGAGGASSDDGYNWRKYGQKQVKGSEYPRSYYKCTHPNCQVKKKVERSHEGHITEIIYKGAHNHPKPLPNRRSAIGSNPLLDMQLDIPEQAGLQSGADGDHVWANTHKGTTVGTPDWRQDNVEVTSAATVGPEYNQSTSLQAQNGTNFETVDAVDASSTFSNDEEEDDRGTHGSVGYDGEGDESESKRRKIEAYATEMSGATRAIREPRVVVQTTSEVDILDDGYRWRKYGQKVVKGNPNPRSYYKCTSAGCTVRKHVERASHDLKSVITTYEGKHNHDVPAARNSSHVNSCSSNAISAQSAAAGQAHIHRSEPSQIHNSMGRFDRPSAFGSFRIPGRQHLGPSPGFSFAMNQPGLANLAMAGLGPGQAELPVLPVHPYLAQQCQVNEMGFMMPKGEPKVEPMSEPGLNLSNRSAVYQQLMSRLPLGPQM, encoded by the exons atGGCTGGAATTGATGATAACATTGCAGTGATTGGAGATTGGGTGCCTCCTAGTCCAAGTACAAGAGCATTTTTCTCAGCAATGTTAGGTGATGATATTGGCTCAAGAGAACCACCTAGTGAAACTAGGGCCAAGGGACTCTTTTTAGGATCTCAAGAGAAGATGAAATCAGGATATACTGACAAAAAAAATGGGATGCAAGCAGGTGTGTCTGCTGAATCAGGTTGTTTTTCAGAGCAGAAATCAAGCTCACGTGGTAGTGTTGTGGAAAGGATAGCAGCCAGAACTGGCTCAAATGCTCCAAGATTAAATACAGAAAGCATCAGATCATCAGACCTTTCACTGAACCCTGATGTTCGATCTCCTTACTTGACAATACCACCAGGTCTCAGTCCAACAACACTGCTGGATTCTCCAGTTTTCCTTTCAAATGCACTG GCACAGCCATCTCCAACAACTGGAAAATTCCCATTCGTCCCAAATGGTAATGGTAAAAGTTTGTTTATCTCAGAAGCCCCTGATAAAagtaaagataatttttttgagAACATCAATGCATCGACGTTTGCATTTAAGCCTACTGCAGAAGCAGCTTCCTTTTCCCTCGGTGCACCAAACAAG CAATCCTTTCCTAGAATTGAGGTGTCTGTTCAGTCTGAGAATTCCCATCAGTCTCAAAATTTTGAACCAGCTAAGATTCATTCTCGTTATGGGAACAGCCTCAACCTTCAGACAGACTTCTCCAGATCTTCTACTGAAAAGGATAAGGGTTGTAATACCATCAATGCAGATCAAAGAGTCTTTGATACTGTTGGTGGAAGTGCAGAGCATTCCCCACCTCTTGACGAGCAACAGGATGAAGAAGGAGATCAAAGAGGCGGCGGAGATTCCATGGTTGCTGGTGCTGGAGGTGCATCATCAGATGATGGATATAATTGGAGAAAATATGGACAAAAGCAAGTGAAAGGCAGTGAGTATCCTCGTAGCTATTACAAGTGCACACATCCCAATTGTCAGGTTAAGAAGAAAGTGGAGCGGTCGCATGAAGGCCACATAACAGAGATTATATATAAAGGAGCACACAACCACCCAAAGCCTCTGCCTAACCGCCGATCAGCGATTGGATCAAACCCACTTCTTGACATGCAACTAGACATCCCTGAACAGGCTGGACTACAGAGTGGTGCTGATGGTGATCATGTGTGGGCAAATACTCACAAGGGAACTACTGTTGGAACTCCTGATTGGAGGCAAGACAACGTTGAGGTGACATCTGCAGCAACCGTGGGTCCTGAATACAACCAATCTACCTCTTTGCAGGCTCAGAATGGCACTAACTTTGAGACTGTTGATGCTGTGGATGCCTCATCTACCTTTTctaatgatgaagaagaagatgatagggGGACACATGGTAGTGTAGGTTATGATGGTGAAGGAGATGAATCTGAGTCAAAGAGAAG GAAAATTGAAGCTTATGCAACAGAAATGAGTGGAGCCACCAGAGCTATTCGTGAGCCTAGAGTTGTGGTCCAGACAACCAGTGAAGTGGATATCCTTGATGATGGATATCGCTGGCGCAAGTATGGGCAGAAAGTTGTGAAAGGAAATCCTAACCCAAG GAGCTATTACAAGTGCACTAGTGCAGGCTGCACAGTGAGAAAGCATGTGGAGAGGGCATCACATGACCTGAAGTCTGTGATCACCACATACGAGGGAAAGCACAACCATGATGTACCTGCTGCTCGCAATAGTAGTCATGTCAATTCTTGCTCCTCTAATGCCATTTCTGCCCAATCTGCAGCTGCTGGTCAAGCTCACATTCATAGGTCTGAACCATCACAAATTCACAACAGCATGGGGAGGTTTGATAGGCCTTCTGCTTTTGGTTCTTTCAGAATACCTGGAAGGCAGCATTTGGGACCTTCTCCTGGCTTCTCATTTGCAATGAATCAACCAGGGCTGGCCAATCTAGCTATGGCAGGACTAGGCCCTGGCCAAGCAGAACTGCCTGTTCTGCCTGTTCACCCATATTTGGCTCAGCAATGTCAAGTGAATGAAATGGGTTTCATGATGCCAAAAGGAGAACCAAAGGTGGAGCCTATGTCAGAACCTGGCCTAAACTTGTCCAATCGTTCTGCAGTGTACCAACAGCTTATGAGTAGGCTACCTCTCGGACCTCAGATGTAA